The Oncorhynchus masou masou isolate Uvic2021 chromosome 6, UVic_Omas_1.1, whole genome shotgun sequence genome has a window encoding:
- the LOC135541411 gene encoding Krueppel-like factor 15: MVDNFLVSGKETFFTYDSAPSVYHLSDMVTDAGTYQVMPSPFSEDDLSESSSPRSCSSPDSQVLSSSYGSSSSAESSDSILDFLLSQTSLGGAGTAAAIPMSLPTSLWDSQRDEPSHPHPEALKEESVDFSVWSLVDMEQPSFQPTLEEIEEFLEENMEVVSSMKQEAREGAQGLGLEEIMGLGVGLEVYRESSSPGPRLEPEAKHSDQTVFTENAATTTETKITPASPAQESIEGLHEDRSKSDSLSSRLGTTESFANRGSSGMPVILQIQPMQIKKEPSSTAPHHPPQVVQPPPQPASDIKIAQLLVNIQGQTFALVPQLLPSTSLNVSSKFVRIAPVPIAAKPLGLGEVLVGVQGQGLHVGGQQFQKNPVADLIKMHKCTFPSCTKMYTKSSHLKAHLRRHTGEKPFACTWPGCGWRFSRSDELSRHRRSHSGIKPYQCPVCEKKFARSDHLSKHIKVHRFPRSRTLRTTN, encoded by the exons ATGGTGGATAACTTCCTAGTGAGCGGCAAGGAGACTTTCTTTACTTACGATAGCGCCCCTTCGGTGTATCACCTGTCGGATATGGTGACGGATGCAGGGACCTACCAGGTGATGCCCTCGCCCTTCTCCGAGGATGACCTGAGCGAGTCGTCAAGCCCTCGCTCCTGTTCTAGCCCCGACTCCCAAGTGCTCAGCTCCAGCTATGGCAGCAGCTCCAGCGCCGAGAGTTCAGACagcatcctggacttcctgctGTCCCAGACCTCCCTAGGCGGAGCAGGGACTGCGGCGGCCATCCCCATGTCACTGCCCACCTCTCTGTGGGACTCACAGAGGGATGAGCCATCCCACCCCCATCCAGAGGCCTTGAAGGAGGAGAGTGTGGACTTCTCTGTCTGGTCCTTGGTGGACATGGAGCAGCCGTCCTTCCAGCCCACattggaggagatagaggagttCCTGGAGGAGAACATGGAGGTGGTGTCGTCCATGAAGCAGGAGGCCCGGGAGGGGGCGCAGGGGCTGGGTCTGGAGGAGATCATGGGGCTGGGGGTGGGACTGGAGGTGTACAGGGAGTCCTCATCCCCAGGGCCAAGGCTGGAGCCCGAGGCCAAGCATTCAGACCAAACTGTGTTTACCGAGaatgccgccaccaccaccgagACCAAAATCACACCGGCCTCGCCGGCACAGGAGTCCATAGAAGGTCTGCACGAAGACAGGTCCAAGAGTGATTCATTATCCAGCAGGCTTGGGACAACAGAGAGCTTTGCAAACCGTGGCAGCAGTGGGATGCCGGTCATCCTGCAGATCCAGCCCATGCAGATCAAAAAGGAACCCAGTTCCACGGCTCCTCATCATCCTCCCCAAGTCGTCCAACCTCCCCCTCAGCCGGCATCAGACATCAAAATTGCCCAGCTGCTGGTCAACATCCAGGGGCAGACCTTCGCCCTGGTTCCCCAGCTGCTGCCCTCCACCAGCCTTAATGTCTCCTCCAAGTTTGTGCGCATCGCTCCAGTGCCCATTGCAGCCAAGCCCCTGGGCCTCGGGGAGGTGCTGGTTGGGGTCCAGGGCCAAGGGCTCCATGTGGGGGGTCAGCAGTTTCAGAAGAACCCTGTGGCGGACCTCATCAAAATGCACAAATGCACTTTCCCCAGCTGTACCAAGATGTACACCAAGAGCAGCCACCTGAAAGCCCACCTCCGgagacacacaggggagaagccctTCGCCTGCACCTGGCCAGGCTGTGGATGGAG GTTCTCGAGGTCAGATGAGCTGTCGCGGCACCGGCGGTCCCACTCAGGGATCAAGCCCTACCAGTGTCCAGTGTGTGAGAAGAAATTTGCCCGCAGTGACCATCTGTCAAAACACATCAAAGTCCACCGCTTTCCGCGAAGCCGGACACTGCGCACAACAAACTGA